CCGGCGGCTGCTGAGGGAGATGACCCCCGAGCAGCGCTCGCAAATGTTTGGCCGCCTGCTGCCAGCCATCAACCAAGGACATCTCACTGTCGAGACCCGAGGCCCCCCGCTGTAAGACGGCGGCGGTCCTTCGTGCTCGACTGGACAGCGGCCGGGCAAGAAGGGGCCCAGACATCTATCGGTCAGAGAAACCGGATGGAGTCCCGCCCCTGTTGGGCTGGGAGAATATCTCTTGAACGAGATGACCATGTTAGAGATGTAAGTCAGGCCTGCGCCCTCCACGTGAGCCTTCAGTGCTGGCCCTAGAGTCCTCACCTACAAGGCCCTCGTTCTCCCAAGCAGGTGAGGATGGGCGAGCGTGGCACCTGAGACAGCGGTCAGGAAGGAACCGAAGAAGCAGCGGACGCCGCGAGTGGACTGGGCGAAGCTGCTGCGCAGGACGTTCGCGTCTCCACCAGCCCGGCCCACAGCCCTCGTTGCACCCGTCAGCAGCCCTCCTCGCTTCGACTCAAGGCGGCGGGCAACCTCGATAGGAAGCGGCGGGAATCGAACCCGCGCCGGGCGGTGCGAAACTCCCTGCAGAATCGCGCCCTTACCTCGTAACCGCCCGGAATGCTTGGAAGTCGGTATCCCGCCGCATCCCTTTCTGTCCCGCCCCGTTCCAGGCCATTCCGCAGGCTCCTGCGACATACGCGCGACATGGCGGGGGCTGCTCACTTCCCGTCGCTAAATCATCCCGGACTTTGGTGCTCGCCACTCCCGTGGCCGTCCTAAACATGCAGTTCGCTCCCGCTACCGGGTTCCCGTGCCGGAACCGCTGCGGCAGGGGGCATCGGCTCTAACTGCTACGAGGGCTCAACCAGGGCGATGCTGCATGGGCCAGTCGAGGCGCGAGCGGCCTGGATAACCGGCCCCCCTCCAGCTACCGGCAAGCGGTCGTGTTCCAGCAGTGTCTACGAGCGCGCGCCCACTGGCACGGCTAGCACCCTGGGAACCGTTCATAGCATCGAGCAGCGGCTGCCCTGCTCATTCCCTTCACTAGACCCGAGCCGCAGCTTAGAAAGTGTTTCGGTAGACCTCATCCCTGGCAGGCTGTTCCTCGGGCCGGGAGGTTTCTGGCGGTCCTACCGAAATACGTTCTTAGGCGGGTCTCGAAGAGCACCTCCCAGACGGCGAGGGCGCGAGCGCGGCTCTCCATGTAGCCGCCCGGTGCCCTGTCGCTGCGCACCAGCACCGCCTTGAGCAGGCGGGTCACGTCGAGTTCGGCGTCTAAGAGGCGGCTCCATGCTGCAAAAAAGCGGCGACTGGCGATGGTCATTGTTGGTAACAGTGGGGCGGGTGCCATATGGTTCAATTGGTCCATGCTTCTCTAGATACACATTGCTCACTTGACACTTTCGCGGTAACGGGGCGGCGCAAAATGGCGGACAGTATCTTTGTGGAGTTCGGTCGGTTTGTGTATTCCTCAATAACCTCAACAGGGGGGTATGGGCTCCTTTGGCTGGCTCTTAATGCAATTTTGTCGGTGTACTTTGCGGCAAGAGTTAACAAAGATGTGTCACACACATATGACAAGCGCATGGAGGAAATCAAGAAGCAACTCAAGACAAGCGCCGATAGTGAAATTGAAATATTCAAGGGTCAGTTGGCTGAGGTTCGGTCGGTTGGTGTGTCTGCAACCTCAGCCTTTGCCTCTGCTCACTTGGCAACCACAAGCAAGCGGGTGACCGCCGTTGAGCAGTTGTGGGCCGTGCTCATCGACATGAAAGATGAATGCTTCAAGATGAGTGCTCGATTCGAAGCGTTAAGTACCGAAGAAGTGGCCGAAAAACTCAAGCTCAATGGCCGTCAAGCTCTCGAGGCTGCCAGGAAGAGCCTGAGCAAGGATTCTAATGAATTCGTACAAAAATATACTGCATTGGGGCTGCTTGAGAAAAATAGGCTTTTCATCAGCGACGAGTTGTGGGTTCTCTGTGGTAGTTATCGGCTGCTCATGATACGCGTTGTGTTCATGTATAGGGAGTACATGAACAATGGCCGCTTGTTTCTCTGGAAAGAAGACGAGGCCATCAAAGACTTGTGTGTAAATCTTATGGGTGAAGAACAGGTGAGCAGGCTGAGTGCGTCGACCTCGCAAATGATTGTTACTGCATCGACCGTTGCCGAGGATAAAATATTGAAGGGTGCGCGTGAATGGGTTTCCGGGAGGCTTGCTGCGGATATGGCGATCGTGGAAACAAGCAGAATCCGGAAGCTGATTGAATCTGAAATTATTGCGATATCCATGATTGATGTGGAAACGGCGAACGACAAAAAAAAGCCCTAGGTCTGACAATTTTGAGTGTTGTGAATAATCGGCCGTTTGCGGCTCATAGCACTACCTCGCTGTAATCGAAGGCGCCCATCACCAGATACTTTTGGCAGTGGCCGTGCTCAGGGCGCTGCCTGCTGGCTCACCGGGAAGGTGACATTCACGAAGGTGACTGTGCGGGGCCCCTGTGCTTCCCACAGCTTGAGGGTGCAGGGGCAGCCGAGCTGCGCGCGCTCCCCCTTGATGCCCACCACGACGGCACCGGCCCCATTCGCTGGAATGGGCGCCTCTTGCCACCGGGTGAGATCCACCTCTTCCCCCGTCGAGTCCACCAGCGCCGCCCCCGCCAGCGTCCAGGGCTCCGCGCCAGGGTTAACGAGGCGCAGCCGCACAGCCACGCTTGCCGGGCGGGTCTCGCCCGTGGGCGTGTAGCTGTGGCTCCAGGCCCAATCCAGCCCAAGCGCGTTGGCTGGCCGCTCCCTCACCCACAAGCGAATGTCCTTGGACGCCACGACCCCCACCCCCTCCAGCCATGCGGCCCCCATAAGCCCGTCCGGTCCCTCACCTTCGGCCAGAAGCCGCGCCTTATCCTCTTAGCATTGGCGCGCTTCGGCCCGTGCTTCGTCACGCTCTTTCTTGAGCACCTCGGGCGGGCGCGGCTGCCGGAACACCTCCACCCGGCGCGGTGAGTGTCAACGTAGTTGTCGCGAGAAGCTGACTCAAGCAGTGTGCCTAAATAAAGCACTGCAGGGGTGGGGTGCGGTGAGCAGGCGAACGGCTTCGCGTGGGCACGCTGCGAGAGTTGCAAGGACGATGCGGTCCACCATCCACCCGAGCAAAGCAGGTGCTGGGCGCGTAGCGGACGAAGCAGGCGTAGGCCGGCAAGAGTGGCCTTCCAGTGGTGAACCGAGACTGCACGGGAACTGTCTGGAATCCCGCGAGGGCCCACCCCCCGCGCGAGAAATCAAACCCAGACGGCGCTCACTCCAATCGTGCCGTGCTACCACGTCCCTCCAGCCCTCGCCGGGGCTCAGACTGTGGGGGAATTTCGTGAAGGCCTTCCTGGCAATCCTCGCCCTGCTGACCACCCACGCCAACGCCTGGGCTCAGACGGCGGCGCCACCGCCTCTGGACTCCCCTCCGCGGGCGGACTCCCCTCCCCCTGCCGACCCCACACCCCGTGAGCGTGGAGCCCCCCGCGACCTCTCGGCCTTCTCCGAAGCCGACCTCCGGGAATGCGCCGTCCCCGAGGAGGAAACAGCCCAACACTGCATCGAAGTGGAGGAGCTCTGCACCTCCCCCGAGAACAGGAACCTCCGCCCGTGCGTCTTCTTCAGGGGAGCCCAGGCGGGTGCATTCCGAGCCCTCACCTTCGCGGACCGCGTCATGGAGGTTCCCACGGACGGGCCCCTCCTGGTCGCGGCGGCGCCAGAATGAGTACGAAGTGACCGGGCCGGTGAGCGCTGGCGTCGGCGCCGGGTATTACTACGCCCTCTCCTGCCGGCGGCACTGGACCTGGGGACCCGAGCTCTTCGCCTTCTCCGAAGGCCTCGACCCCTCCAGGACACTTCATGTCGGAGTGGCCGGCGGCCTCGCCGTCACGGCCTTCTCGCACTTCAACTTCGGCCTCGCTGTTGGCTATGACCTCTTCCGCCATCGGAATCTCGAAGACGGAACGTTCCGCTCCACGGGTCTGCTCACCGGCCGCTCCGTGGACAAGGGTGACTTCACCTGGTTGATCACCTTCGGCATCAGGAGTGCCTCCCAGAAGACTTCCAATCAGGACAATATACGGTCTCGTACCAGGGATTGACGGTCTGCACCGGAGTGCCTTGCACGCCACGCGGCTCCCCAAGCGGGTGCGGGGAAGCAAGCGTGGCGCTCGAGGCAGCCACCAGCAAGGACGCCTCCCATCCTTCTTGAAGTTCCTATCCCCGCGCAGGGACGCTTGCCGCAAGACGGCGTCGTCCCGCATGATCGGCCGCCGAAGCCGGATTTCATGGCCATTGGAGGCGCGGACATTGGGTTCATACGTGCTTGGTTTTCAGGACCTGGACAAAACAAAGCGCCTGGTGGCTGGAGGTAAAGGCGCGAACCTGGGGGAACTTCGCAAGATCGAAGGAATCCGCGTGCCGGATGGCTTTTGTATTTCCACCGAAGCCTTCAAACGAATCCTCGGGGAAATACCATCGATCGGCGATCTACTGGAGCAGTTGTCGCTTCTGAAGGCGGAAGACCGGGACAAGATCGTTGGACTGAGCGGTGAAATCCGCGGCGCCATCGAGGGGAGGGCCATCCCTGAGGATATCCTCGAAGACATCACGCGCTTTCTCTCCAGGCTGGGAGAAGAAGATGCCTACGCCATCCGCTCCAGCGCAACCGCGGAGGATCTACCGACGGCCTCCTTCGCGGGCCAGCAAGATACGTATTTGAACGTCATCGGGAAGAAGGCCATCCTCGCGCACATCAGCAAGTGCTGGGCCTCGCTGTTCACCGAGCGGGCCGTCATCTACCGCCTCCAGAACGGCTTCGACCATCGCAAAGTCCACCTGTCCGTGGTCGTGCAGAAGATGGTCTTCCCCCAGGCGGCGGGGATCCTGTTCACGGCCGATCCCGTCACGTCCAACCGGAAGGTGTCCTCCATCGATGCCGGCTTCGGACTCGGCGAGGCCCTGGTCTCCGGCCTGGTCAATGCCGATATCTACAAAGTGCGGGATGGCGCGCTCATCGACAAGAAGGTCTCCACCAAGAAGCTGGCGATTCAGGCCTCGAGCGAGGGCGGCACGAAAGAACGGGCGATCGAGCCTGAGCGGCAGAACAGGCAAGCGCTGACGGATGAGCAGATCTTGCAGCTCGCGAGCCTGGGCCGGAAGATCGAAGAACACTTCGGCTGCCCCCAGGACATCGAATGGTGCCTGGTGGGCGATGAATTCTACGTGGTTCAGAGCCGGCCAATCACCACGCTCTATCCCATCCCGGAAGCGAACGTTCAAGACAATCACGTCTATATGTCTGTCGGCCATCAGCAGATGATGACCGATCCCATGAAGCCCTTGGGAATCTCCTTCTTCCAGGCAACGGCTTTCCGGCCCATGTACAAAGCTGGCGGAAGGTTGTTTGTCGATGTCACCCAGAACCTGGCTTCACCCGCCAGCAGGGAGATGTTGCTGGATGGCATGGGGAAACACGATCCCCTCATAAAAGATGCCCTCATGACCATCATCGAGCGGCGCGATTTCATCAAATCGCCGCCAGATGACACGAAAGAACAGAGCCCCAGCAAGACCAACAAAGGCACGTCGTCTTCGGAGTTTCAGCCGCGAATCGAAAACGATCCGAAAATCGCTTCCGAGTTGATCGAGAAGAATCAAGCATCGATAGATGCGTTGAAGCGAAACATCCAAACGAAATCAGGCTCCGAACTACTCGACTTCATCCAGGAGGACATCCAGGAACTGAAGAGGATTCTATTTGATCCCCGGAGCGCGGCCGTATTCATGACCGCCATGGATGCTTCGGCCTGGCTCAACGAAAACATCGAGAAGTGGCTGGGTGAAAAAGGCGTGGCGGACACGCTCTCTCAATCCGTACCCAACAATATCACCTCGGAAATGGGGCTGGCGCTGCTGGATGTCGCGGACGTGCTTCGCCCCTATCCGGAAGTGCTCGAATACATCCAGCAGGCAAAGGATGATGATTTCCTGGATGGACTGGTCAAGTTCAAGGGTGGCCAGGAAGCCCGGGACGCCATCCATACCTATCTCGACAAGTACGGAATGCGGTGTGCCGGAGAGATCGATATCACGAGGCCTCGTTGGCGTGAAAAACCAACCACGCTTGTTCCCATGATTCTGGGGAACATCAGAAACCTCGCGCCCGGTGCCGGCAGTCAGAAGTTCGAGCAAGGGCGACAGGCGGCCTTGAAAAAAGAACAAGAGCTGTTGGAACGGTTGAAGCAACTACCGGATGGCGAAAAGAAAGCCGAACAGACCAAGCAAGTGATCAGCCTGGTCCGGAATTTCATCGGCTACCGCGAATATCCCAAATATGGCATGGTCAGCCGCTACTCCGTCTACAAGCAGGCCTTGCTGAAGGAAGCCGAACGGCTCGTGCGCGCCAACGTCATTCAAGAAAAAGAAGACATATACTATCTCACCTTCGAAGAGCTTCGCGACGTCGTGCGCACACACAAACTGGACTACCCGCTCATCAGCAAGAGGAAAGACGAGCACACGTCGTATGAAAAACTGACGCCGCCGCGCGTCATCACGTCCGATGGCGAGATCATCGCGGGGAGATACAAGCGAGACAATCTCCCGGCCGGAGCGGTGGTCGGTCTCCCCGTTTCTTCCGGTGTCGCGGAGGGACGCGCGCGTGTCGTCTTGAACGTGGAAGACGCGGTGCTGGAAGAGGGAGATATCCTGGTCACCGCCTTCACCGACCCGAGCTGGACACCGTCGTTCGTCTCCATCAAGGGGCTGGTCACCGAGGTCGGTGGGCTGATGACCCATGGCGCGGTCATCGCACGCGAATATGGCTTACCGGCGGTTGTCGGCGTGGAGGATGCCACCCGGCTGATAAAGGATGGGCAGCGGATTCGCATCCATGGCACGGAAGGGTACGTGGAGCTCCTCTAGAACGAAGCGGGCCGGCTCCACCGTCCGTAGCCGGGCGGGTGGGCAGAGCCCTCCCCTCCCTCCCTGAGAGGGGGGCGAGTGCGCCGCGACGAATCGCTGAAGAGGCATGGGAGGATGGGACCTCCTCTTCTATTCTTCGGGACAGGCGCTCCCCGCCGGTCCACCGTTCCCCATGCCCCCTGCCCTCCGCGGATTCCGGAACGAGTCCCGCCCCGCGCTTGACTCGCTCCGGGTCCGCGTGAGCGCGCTGGCCACGAGAGTGCTGCTGGGCCTCCTGCTGGCAGTCCCCGCGAATGCCTGGGCCCTGGAGCCGGGCAAGGCGTTGACCCAGTTTCCCTCCAGCACCTGGCAGACGGAGGACGGGCTGCCGCAGAACAGCATCCTGTCCCTCGTCCAGACGGCGGACGGCTACCTCTGGGGCGGCACCTATGAGGGGCTGGTGCGCTTCGACGGCGTGCGCTTCACCGTCTTCGATCCGGAGAACACGCCGGCCCTCCCGGATCGCTTCATCTGGGGCCTCGCCCGCGGCCAGGACGGAACGCTGTGGATCGGCACGGGCTCGGGGCTCGCCGGCATGCGGGAGGGCACCTTCTTCCGCGTCACCCCACCCCAGGGCATCACCCTGAGCAACCTGCGCCGCCTGCTGCCCGCCCGGGATGGGAGTCTGTGGATCACCACCGCCGGTCACGGGCTGCTGCGCCTCTCCCAGGGACACTTCCAGGTGTGGAAGGCCGGAGATGGGCTCGGCAGCGATCACGTGGATGCGCTCGCCGAGGACGCGGCCGGCAATCTCTGGGTGGCCTCGCAGGGCGGTCTGCTGCGATGGGATGGCTCCGCTTTCCAGAAGGGGCCCGCCTTCGCGGACACGCCTTCCCGCGTGCTGTCGCTCGCGCTGGACCGGGACGGCGGCCTCTGGGCCGGCACCCTGAATGGCCTCGTGTACCGGCTGCGGGAGGGGAGGATGCACCCGGTGCCCGAGGCGAGCCTGCCGGGCACCCCCATCGGGGTCCTGCTCGTGGACCGGCCAGGCACGCTCTGGGTGGGGAGCACGGACCGGGGGCTGTTGCGCCTGGCCCACGGCCAGCGCTCCGTCCTGGAAACCCCCTCCGGGCTGGAAGGTGACGCGATCCTCGCCCTGCTGGAGGACGCCGAGGGCAACCTCTGGGTGGGGACGGAGTCGCGGGGACTGCACCGCCTCGAGGATGGGCTCTTCTCCCCGTACGGCCGCCCCGAGGGGGTGGTGCACGACATGATGGCCGCCCTCCACGAGTCCCGGGACGGCGGCCTCTGGTTCGCCACCCAGGGCGGCGGCGTCACCCGCCTGAAGCAGGGGGAGATGACGCACTGGACGACGCGCGAAGGGCTCCCGAGCAACCGGGTCCTCTCCATCGCCGAGGCGAGGGACGGCGGCCTCTGGCTCGGCACCCAGCGAGGCGTGAGCCGCTGGCGGGCGGGGAGGCTCACCCGCTCGCTCGGAGAGGCCGAGGGACTGCACGGGGGCGTGCGCACCGTCCACGAGGATGAGCAAGGCACCCTCTGGGCCGGAACCCATCTGGGGCTCGCCCGCTGGAGTGGGAAGCGCTTCGAGCTGCTCTCGCCACGGGACGGGTGGCCCGGCGCCTCCATCACCGTCCTGCACCCGCGGGCCGCGGGAGGTTTCTGGGTGGGCTCCGGCAATGGCGGCCTGGGCTTCGTGCGGGAGGGCCGCTTCGTCCCCCTGGCATCCGCGGAGACACCGCTCACCGGCTCCATCCTGACGCTCCACGAAGAGGCCGAGGGCACGCTCTGGATCGGCTCCACCGCGGGACTCACCCGCTGGAAGGCGGGGCGCTTCACACGCTTCACCCGGGCCGAGGGGCTCTTCGACGACGCCATCTTCCAGGCCCTGCCCGATGGGCGCGGCAACCTGTGGCTGGGCTGCAACAAGGGCGTCTTCCGCGTCTCCCAGGAGGAGCTGGACGCGGTGGCCGAGGGCCGGCTCGCACGCGTCCGGTCGCGGCTCCATGGGACGGACGACGGGATGCGCTCCCCGGAGTGCAACGCGGTGGGGTGGCCCTCCGGGCTGCGCAGCCGGGATGGCCGGCTGTGGTTCCCCACCATCCGCGGCGCCGTCGTCTACGATCCGAACCACGAGCTGGCGCCCGCGGCCCCGCCGCCACCGGTGCTCCTCGAGGAGGTCCGGGTGGATGGGCGGACCGTGCCCGCCTCCCAGTGGGGCCAGCTCCCTCCCGGCACGGAGCGTGTCGAAATCCACTACACGTCCCCGCGCCTGGGTTCGCCGCGGCGCCTGCGCTTCCGCTACCAGCTCGAGGGCCTGGACAAGGACTGGGTGGAGGCCGGGCCGGAGCAGCGCAAGGCCGGCTACACCCACCTGCCGCCGGGGCACTACCGGTTCCGCGTCATGGCGCTCTCGGCGGAGGACGGCCAGACGACCCCCATCGCGGAGCTGAGCATCCACCAGCAACCCCGCTTCCACGAGACGCGCCTCTTCCGGGCGGCCTGCGTGCTGGCGGGGGCGCTGGTCATCGCCGGTGGGATGTGGCTGCGCCTGCGCGAACACCGCCAGCGCCAGCGCCAGCTCCAGGCGCGCGTCGAGGAGCGCACCACCGAGCTGAGGGCCCGCCTCCAGGAGCTCCAGGACACCCGGGAGCGGCTCGTCCAGGCGGAGAAGCTGGCCGCGGTGGGGACGCTCGCCTCGGGCGTCGGGCATGAGATCAACAACCCGCTCGCCTTCATCATCTCCAACCTCAACTACGTGACGGGGGAGCTGCGAGACCTCACGAAGCGCGAGGAGGAGTCCGAGCGCTGGCAGGAGGTGGAGCAGGCCCTCTCCGAGGCGAAGGTGGGCGCGGAGCGGGTGCGCCGCATCGTGGCGGACCTGCGGACCCTGGCCCGCGCCCAACGGGAGCCCTCGAAGGAGGTGGACCTCCACACGCTGCTCGACGTGACCCTGGCGACGGCGGACGGACAGCTCCGCCCTCGGGCCCGGGTGGTGAAGGAGTATGGGACGCCGCCGACGGTGCTCGGTGACGAGCTGCGGCTGGGCCAGGTCTTCCTCCATCTGCTCGTCAACGCCGCCCAGGCCATCCCCGAGGGACGCGCGGACCAGAACGAGGTGCAGGTCACCACGCGCCGGGACGAGCGGGGGCACGCCGTCATCGAGGTGAGCGACACGGGGGTGGGAATTCCTCCCGAGGTGCTGCCGCACATCTTCGAGCCCTTCTTCACCACCAGACCCGTGGGCGAGGGAACCGGGCTCGGCCTGTCCATCTGCCATACCCACCTGCAGGCCATGGGCGGCGACATCCAGGTGCGGAGCGCGCCGGGACGCGGCACCACCTTCACGGTCACCCTCCCGCCTTGCGCCTGGCCGAATCGGCTCACCGGTTCGAACCGTTCGTAGCCGCCCGAGCGCACCGAGCGCGGCGAGGACGAAGCCAAACGTTTGACATCCTGAATTTTTGGTTGCTACTTTCTTCGGGAAACGAACAAAGTTGATCGAGGGGCGTTGGGAGCACCGCTCAAGGAGCCCGCCCCGTCGCAGCACCTTCCGCCGCACCCCACTCTCGCCGGAGCGTGAATGACGTGATGACCCCACGGAATCGCCTGGTCGTGTCCTCGCTGTTGCTTCTGACGGTCCTCGTACAAACTGCTTGTGGCGACCCGGCTGAGAAGCCCGTCGCCACGCTGACGCGGGTGAGTGTGACCCCGGACAGCATCCCCCTCTCCGCCGGAGCCACCCAGCAACTCACCGTCACCGGGACCTACAGCGATGGCTCGACGAAGAGCCTCACGGCGGACGCGACCTTCGCCTCCGACACCCCCGCCACCGCCACGGTGAGCAGCCCGGGCGGCCTGGTGACGGCCGTCGCCGCCGGGACGGCCCGGATCACCGCCACGGTCTCCGGCAAGAGCGCGACGACGAACGTGTCGGTCACCGCGGTGTCGACCGCGCCCGCGGCGAACCAGATCGTCTTCTACGACGGCTATGGCACGGACGTGAGCTTCGCGGACTTCGGCGGCGCCGCCAACAGCGTCACCGTCGACGCCACCGAGACCTTCAACGGCCGCAAGGTCATCAACTTCCAGGTCACCAGCA
The sequence above is drawn from the Archangium gephyra genome and encodes:
- a CDS encoding DUF2381 family protein, whose translation is MASKDIRLWVRERPANALGLDWAWSHSYTPTGETRPASVAVRLRLVNPGAEPWTLAGAALVDSTGEEVDLTRWQEAPIPANGAGAVVVGIKGERAQLGCPCTLKLWEAQGPRTVTFVNVTFPVSQQAAP
- the ppsA gene encoding phosphoenolpyruvate synthase — protein: MIGRRSRISWPLEARTLGSYVLGFQDLDKTKRLVAGGKGANLGELRKIEGIRVPDGFCISTEAFKRILGEIPSIGDLLEQLSLLKAEDRDKIVGLSGEIRGAIEGRAIPEDILEDITRFLSRLGEEDAYAIRSSATAEDLPTASFAGQQDTYLNVIGKKAILAHISKCWASLFTERAVIYRLQNGFDHRKVHLSVVVQKMVFPQAAGILFTADPVTSNRKVSSIDAGFGLGEALVSGLVNADIYKVRDGALIDKKVSTKKLAIQASSEGGTKERAIEPERQNRQALTDEQILQLASLGRKIEEHFGCPQDIEWCLVGDEFYVVQSRPITTLYPIPEANVQDNHVYMSVGHQQMMTDPMKPLGISFFQATAFRPMYKAGGRLFVDVTQNLASPASREMLLDGMGKHDPLIKDALMTIIERRDFIKSPPDDTKEQSPSKTNKGTSSSEFQPRIENDPKIASELIEKNQASIDALKRNIQTKSGSELLDFIQEDIQELKRILFDPRSAAVFMTAMDASAWLNENIEKWLGEKGVADTLSQSVPNNITSEMGLALLDVADVLRPYPEVLEYIQQAKDDDFLDGLVKFKGGQEARDAIHTYLDKYGMRCAGEIDITRPRWREKPTTLVPMILGNIRNLAPGAGSQKFEQGRQAALKKEQELLERLKQLPDGEKKAEQTKQVISLVRNFIGYREYPKYGMVSRYSVYKQALLKEAERLVRANVIQEKEDIYYLTFEELRDVVRTHKLDYPLISKRKDEHTSYEKLTPPRVITSDGEIIAGRYKRDNLPAGAVVGLPVSSGVAEGRARVVLNVEDAVLEEGDILVTAFTDPSWTPSFVSIKGLVTEVGGLMTHGAVIAREYGLPAVVGVEDATRLIKDGQRIRIHGTEGYVELL
- a CDS encoding sensor histidine kinase, translating into MSALATRVLLGLLLAVPANAWALEPGKALTQFPSSTWQTEDGLPQNSILSLVQTADGYLWGGTYEGLVRFDGVRFTVFDPENTPALPDRFIWGLARGQDGTLWIGTGSGLAGMREGTFFRVTPPQGITLSNLRRLLPARDGSLWITTAGHGLLRLSQGHFQVWKAGDGLGSDHVDALAEDAAGNLWVASQGGLLRWDGSAFQKGPAFADTPSRVLSLALDRDGGLWAGTLNGLVYRLREGRMHPVPEASLPGTPIGVLLVDRPGTLWVGSTDRGLLRLAHGQRSVLETPSGLEGDAILALLEDAEGNLWVGTESRGLHRLEDGLFSPYGRPEGVVHDMMAALHESRDGGLWFATQGGGVTRLKQGEMTHWTTREGLPSNRVLSIAEARDGGLWLGTQRGVSRWRAGRLTRSLGEAEGLHGGVRTVHEDEQGTLWAGTHLGLARWSGKRFELLSPRDGWPGASITVLHPRAAGGFWVGSGNGGLGFVREGRFVPLASAETPLTGSILTLHEEAEGTLWIGSTAGLTRWKAGRFTRFTRAEGLFDDAIFQALPDGRGNLWLGCNKGVFRVSQEELDAVAEGRLARVRSRLHGTDDGMRSPECNAVGWPSGLRSRDGRLWFPTIRGAVVYDPNHELAPAAPPPPVLLEEVRVDGRTVPASQWGQLPPGTERVEIHYTSPRLGSPRRLRFRYQLEGLDKDWVEAGPEQRKAGYTHLPPGHYRFRVMALSAEDGQTTPIAELSIHQQPRFHETRLFRAACVLAGALVIAGGMWLRLREHRQRQRQLQARVEERTTELRARLQELQDTRERLVQAEKLAAVGTLASGVGHEINNPLAFIISNLNYVTGELRDLTKREEESERWQEVEQALSEAKVGAERVRRIVADLRTLARAQREPSKEVDLHTLLDVTLATADGQLRPRARVVKEYGTPPTVLGDELRLGQVFLHLLVNAAQAIPEGRADQNEVQVTTRRDERGHAVIEVSDTGVGIPPEVLPHIFEPFFTTRPVGEGTGLGLSICHTHLQAMGGDIQVRSAPGRGTTFTVTLPPCAWPNRLTGSNRS